From Ndongobacter massiliensis:
CGGAAAGGACAAGGTAACTTTGAATAAATCGCCGTCTATGGCAATATCCAGCGTTCCGTGCATCAAACGCGTCAAGCTCTCCGCGATCGAAAGTCCCAGCCCGCTTCCGACTTTCGTGCGCGCCTCATCGCCGCGCTTAAAGCGTTCCAGCAAGCGTTGGGCGTCAATGTGCAACGCTTCCTCGGATGTATTGCGCACCGTCACCACGCCATTCTCCGGGTTTTCTTCCACATCCAAATACACGCGCGTCCCGGGCATGGCATATTTTTGCGCATTGTTCAGTACATTATCCAAAACCCGGTACAGATGGCGTCCATCAGCGCGAATCAGAATATGCCGCGGCGGAATCGCGACCCGCAATTCGAGCTGCCGGTCCTGCCATTTGTCCTCGTATTCACCGATCACCTGCAGCAATAATTCATTCAGATCAATCACATCTGCCCGGACATCCAGCGCTCCGGAGCTCGCTCGAGAAGCCTCGATCAGATCGTCCATCAGCTGCCGCAGGCGCTGTGCTTTTTGATCCAAAACGGCAATATATTCCCGCGCCTTCTCATTCTCGATCGTCTCTCGCTGCAGCAAGTTGATATAACTGATAATGGACGTCAGCGGCGTGCGCAGATCATGCGAAACATTGGTAATTAAATCTGTCTGCATGCGTTCATTTTTTACGCTCGCGCGCACTGCCCGATCGACGCCGAGCTCAATCTGTGCCAATTCTTCCGCCAGCTTGCGATTTTGCGGCAAATAGCGCGGCAACCCGCTGTCGTCCGGCTCCGTCACCGGGGCGCGTTCGCCCTGTGCGATTTTACTGGCGCGTCGGAAAAGACTCTCTTTTTCTTCCTGATCGCGCAACGCAAAGTAGAGAAATCCGGCATCAACCAAGAAGAAGAATAACCATCTTCTGGACAATTCCAATAAGCAAAGGAACTGCAGAAAAAAGAACCCGCATAGAACCAATACCAAACTCCATGTCCGCTTGGGGCGACTTTTTCCGCCGGAAAAAAGATTGCCGATCGTCTCAAAGAGATATTGCAAGACACTGCCCTGATAAAAACGCTTCGCCTTCCACTTGCGCACCAGTGCGGAAAGCAGGTAAAGTCCGATCAATTCCGGCAAAATCATCAGGAAAGACAAGACCGTCCCGCGCCAATCCCATAGAGCCATCGGTGCCGATGCACTTTCCCATACGCCACTGGAAAACCCGAAGAAATCCCATAAACTCAGAAAATAGAAAATCGTGCCTACGCAAAACAGCGCGCTTGCCACCAGATATGCTTCGACCGGGACTTTCGCTTCCATCCGTGTCCAAAAGCCCTTGCGCACGGGGGTGCGCATCAGGAAAAACACCAATGATACGATCCAAAGTACGGCACCGATTCCAAAGATTGCCGTGGCACGCCAGAAATTCGGCTGCGCCTCCTCATAGTCCAGTTTTGCAACGGAAATCCTGTCTTTTTCATTCAAGCGCAAATCTAAACGCATCGTAAGCGAAATCCCCGACAGGGGAGCGTCCAGGTACAGCGGCGATTGTGCAAAGGCATGTCGAAACTCCCGGCTCCACTTCCCATCTCCGACATCCAGCGTCGAAACGTAAGGGCGATCCGATAACGTAAACTGGCCTTCTAAGGGCGCGCTGAAATCCGCATCCCGGAAGCGCGCATCGGCGGCATTGGTGTACTCATTCCCGCTGCGCGCATAGGAAATGCGAAAGGCCAAGTTGCTTTTCTCCGGTGCAAAGGTGCGCTGTGCCTGTTGCAGCTTTCCCTCTTCCTTAAAAGCAGCAAGCGCCTGAAAGATCTCCTCCGGGTCGTTTCCCGTTTCCATCAAAAAAGCCCAAATATCTGTGCCGTCCACCGACGTTGGAATCTCCTGTACCACGGGCAAAAATATCTCTTCCAGGGCTTGGGGGTGATTCTCCCGGTTTACCGGGCGCCAATACTCGTTTTTGGACCGGGTCGTCTCCACGTCCTCTTCCTGCTGTTCGGGGAAGACATACCGATATGCATCCTGCTCCGGCACCCATTGCCGCGTGATGCGCACCGTGCGATACCGTATCGGATTCTTCTGCCACGCTTCCAGATCCGCTTTTCGAAATAGGGGAAATGTTCGGCTGCGTGCCTCTTCTTCGCCACGCCAAGCGCCCCGCTCTTCGCCCCATGCCGATAAATACCGCTGGGCAATCACGGCGGCTTCCTTGTCGTCCGGATTTTGACTCATGTCGGCAAAATACTCCACGACATAATTCCAGGGCATATTTATGACCGCCGGGCAAAGTGCTGCTTTTGCAGGAATCTTATCGTACCACTGCATGGCTTCTACCTGCAGGCTATCTTCCAAGACGGAAGCGCTTTCATCCCGAAACGCGCATGCCCATTCCCCCGACGCATAAAAGGAAGTATTCGGGGCGCTCGGTGAACTCTTCCAGCTGCTGACCACCATATTCAATAGACCAATAAAAATGAGCACAATGGATACCAACTGTACCGTCAGCGGAAGCCCTGTAAACCGGCGAACGGAATCTTTTTTTGGTGTTTCCGGCATGGTGGAATCTGAGCCTATCCCGTTTTGCGGTACTTTTTCTTCCTGCCGGCTCTTTTTTTCAGCCGTTTCCTGTTCCTGTTGTTTCTCTTTTTTATCTGTCTTCTCCATTGCTTCCTCCCTTCGGATCCAATTTGTAGCCGATGCCCCACACGACTTTCACGTAGCGCGGGTCTTTCGGATCAATTTCAATTTTTTCCCGGATATGACGAATGTGTACCGCCACCGTATTTGCCATGCCGAGCGCCTCTTCTTCCCACACGCGCTCATAGATTTCTTCGCTGCTGAAAATGCGCCCCGGGTTCTGCATAAGAAGTTGAAGGATTTTATACTCGATTTTCGTCAACGAAAGCAGCTCCCCATCTAAAAAGAAAGCGCGTTTTTCTTCATCAAAAGCCAATCCCCCCGCGCGCAGCAATCCTTCCTGCGCAGATAAATTGTCATACTCCGTATAACGACGCAATTGACTTTTCACGCGGGCGACCAGTTCCAGGGGATTAAAGGGCTTGGACACATAATCGTCCGCGCCGAGCGAAAGCCCTAAAATTTTGTCCGCATCTTGCGTTTTCGCGGACAGCACAATAATGGGAATGGATTTCGTTTGACGAATTTTTCGCAGGGCAGTCAACCCGTCCAATTTCGGCATCATGACATCCAGCAGAAGCAGATGAACCGGCATTTCTTCCAAAATGCGCAGCGCCTGTTCTCCGTCATACGCTTTGCTTACCGCATAACCCTCTTCTTCCAAAAAAATTCGTATCGCCTCGACGATGTCGCGATCATCGTCACAGACCAAAATCCGTTGCTGCATGACTCCCTCCTGCGTCCCTTGAAACCGGTTCTCTTTCTGACAGTTTCATTGTAGAGGATATTTTCAAAGAAAGAATAAAGAGATTCTTAAGATTTTCTTATATTTTGCATCGCCATGCCCCACAAAGGGCAAAAAAACCGCCTCTTGCCAAAGGCAAAAGGCGGTCGGTCTTTCGATTTTTTACTCGTCTGCTTGCATCTGCAGCCCGACGAGATTTCCTTCTAAATCATATAAGAAAGTGTATACCAAATTCCATTGCTCATATTCGCCGTACATATACACTTCAATGATCCGGTCCCCGGCAAAGGGCAAAAACCTTTCTTCCGGCAGACGTTCGCGTACGTAAACATCCGTCAGTTCAAAGCTCTTCTCCGCACCTCCCTGCTCCAACAACGCTGTCAGATCTTCAAAGAGAGAGCGACGCTGTTCTTCACTGCCGATTGTTTCCCCGGTCATCTTGAGGAAAGCCTCTTCATCCTTTTTGATCAGCACTTCATGGACTTCCTTCGACGTCTCAATTTCCGCCGCATACTCCTTTTGATTTGCTTCCTGATCCTGATACAGCTGCACATAGAAAGAAACAAGGCGGTCATCCGCACCTCTTGCCAACTGTGCAACGAGTTGCTCTTTGCTGCCAATGACATAGGCGGTGTAGAGTGTCACGTCATTTCCTTCGTCCTGTGCGGTCTCCTTCTCCGCTCCTTGCAACATCTGCGGTTCGCCCGCCAGCACAAAGGGGGATAGCGCAGACTCTAAAGCCGACGGACCGCCCTGCTCAATCTCCTCCTTCGCGGATCCGCCTAAAATTCCTTTAACTTCTTCCGGTTCGCCCTTGAATAAAGTCAGCAAAGTCTGAGACATCCACTCTTTTTCTTCCTCTGTCACCGATCCGTCAAAACCGTCCCCATAGGAAAATGACTGTGACGTCTCTTTCTTGCTCTCCGACGAAACACTAACACTTGACGACTCTTGCGACGATGCTTCTACGGATTCGGATGAAACCTCTGCTTTTTCACTGCTCTCCTTTGGGGTGGAACCGCCGCAGGCAGTCAGAAACACCGTCAATGCCAAAACCCCCGTATATGCCAAACGCTTCATAGAACCTCCTTGTTTTTCTCTTTCTTATGAAAATATTTTACTCCAAATTTTAACCGGTATCCTTTGGTTTCAAAAAATTTTACAGAGTTTTTACATCAGATGGCACCCCCGCGCCCGGAATCTGAAAATGCGGTTTGCGATTGGCCAACCTTTCGCGTATA
This genomic window contains:
- a CDS encoding response regulator transcription factor, yielding MQQRILVCDDDRDIVEAIRIFLEEEGYAVSKAYDGEQALRILEEMPVHLLLLDVMMPKLDGLTALRKIRQTKSIPIIVLSAKTQDADKILGLSLGADDYVSKPFNPLELVARVKSQLRRYTEYDNLSAQEGLLRAGGLAFDEEKRAFFLDGELLSLTKIEYKILQLLMQNPGRIFSSEEIYERVWEEEALGMANTVAVHIRHIREKIEIDPKDPRYVKVVWGIGYKLDPKGGSNGEDR
- a CDS encoding HAMP domain-containing sensor histidine kinase — its product is MEKTDKKEKQQEQETAEKKSRQEEKVPQNGIGSDSTMPETPKKDSVRRFTGLPLTVQLVSIVLIFIGLLNMVVSSWKSSPSAPNTSFYASGEWACAFRDESASVLEDSLQVEAMQWYDKIPAKAALCPAVINMPWNYVVEYFADMSQNPDDKEAAVIAQRYLSAWGEERGAWRGEEEARSRTFPLFRKADLEAWQKNPIRYRTVRITRQWVPEQDAYRYVFPEQQEEDVETTRSKNEYWRPVNRENHPQALEEIFLPVVQEIPTSVDGTDIWAFLMETGNDPEEIFQALAAFKEEGKLQQAQRTFAPEKSNLAFRISYARSGNEYTNAADARFRDADFSAPLEGQFTLSDRPYVSTLDVGDGKWSREFRHAFAQSPLYLDAPLSGISLTMRLDLRLNEKDRISVAKLDYEEAQPNFWRATAIFGIGAVLWIVSLVFFLMRTPVRKGFWTRMEAKVPVEAYLVASALFCVGTIFYFLSLWDFFGFSSGVWESASAPMALWDWRGTVLSFLMILPELIGLYLLSALVRKWKAKRFYQGSVLQYLFETIGNLFSGGKSRPKRTWSLVLVLCGFFFLQFLCLLELSRRWLFFFLVDAGFLYFALRDQEEKESLFRRASKIAQGERAPVTEPDDSGLPRYLPQNRKLAEELAQIELGVDRAVRASVKNERMQTDLITNVSHDLRTPLTSIISYINLLQRETIENEKAREYIAVLDQKAQRLRQLMDDLIEASRASSGALDVRADVIDLNELLLQVIGEYEDKWQDRQLELRVAIPPRHILIRADGRHLYRVLDNVLNNAQKYAMPGTRVYLDVEENPENGVVTVRNTSEEALHIDAQRLLERFKRGDEARTKVGSGLGLSIAESLTRLMHGTLDIAIDGDLFKVTLSFPLEKGV